The Methanobacterium lacus genome includes a region encoding these proteins:
- a CDS encoding ribosomal biogenesis protein, translated as MSLRDVLIKSSEMGYDKTAVISQMKANPSRIDFHQEDGELILSLDITVGLDNNSGSKSRVKLKDLKFYSELNELEGLRDILNIPSLTKGSEFKNLMLLKASEEPNTSKIEFYADDGSLTGPKIFIQGWRQ; from the coding sequence ATGAGTCTCCGGGACGTTTTGATCAAATCTTCTGAAATGGGCTACGACAAAACAGCCGTAATCTCCCAGATGAAGGCAAATCCCAGTAGGATCGACTTTCACCAAGAAGATGGGGAACTTATACTTTCTCTTGATATTACTGTAGGTCTTGATAACAACTCAGGATCTAAGAGCAGGGTAAAACTTAAGGATCTGAAATTCTACAGTGAATTAAATGAACTGGAAGGACTTCGAGACATACTCAACATTCCCAGTTTAACCAAGGGTTCGGAATTTAAAAATCTCATGCTATTAAAGGCATCAGAAGAACCTAATACTTCTAAAATTGAATTTTATGCAGATGACGGCAGTTTAACTGGTCCAAAAATATTCATACAGGGATGGAGGCAGTAG
- a CDS encoding DNA-directed RNA polymerase subunit P: MYKCGKCGTLVDIKGYTESKCPSCRYRILFKEIPPVRRSIKAR; the protein is encoded by the coding sequence TTGTATAAATGTGGGAAATGTGGAACATTGGTAGATATCAAGGGTTACACCGAATCTAAATGTCCTAGTTGCAGGTACAGAATTCTGTTTAAAGAAATTCCTCCTGTAAGGCGTAGTATAAAAGCAAGATAA
- the rpl37A gene encoding 50S ribosomal protein L37Ae has translation MARTKKVGITGRFGARYGRKAKRTVKSVEENMKVKHVCPQCDRPAVKRVSAGIWKCRKCGNVFTGGAYLPSTPMGKTAARNIKRIVGGL, from the coding sequence ATGGCAAGAACTAAAAAAGTAGGCATAACCGGTAGATTCGGTGCAAGATATGGTAGAAAAGCCAAAAGGACAGTTAAATCAGTAGAAGAAAACATGAAGGTCAAGCATGTTTGTCCTCAGTGTGATAGACCAGCAGTAAAAAGGGTTTCAGCAGGAATATGGAAATGCAGAAAGTGCGGTAACGTATTCACAGGCGGAGCTTACCTTCCATCAACTCCAATGGGTAAAACAGCTGCAAGGAACATAAAAAGAATAGTTGGAGGATTATAA
- the rrp42 gene encoding exosome complex protein Rrp42 has product MVHIVPEIIKESVTNLVKNGERTDGRAFDEYREISLEAGVIEKAEGSARVKIGNTQIIIGAKPQIGTPFGDTPNVGVLMTNTELLPMAAPNFESGPPDENSVELSRVTDRCIREGEVVDLEKLCIVPGEKVWMIFLDLHVVDYDGNLMDAAVLGSVAALMNTRLPEAKIIDDEVVLDYDNLIPLPINDTALMSTFAKIGEELIIDPSLEEEEVMGARLSIGITKDGNICAMQKGGEKTLTQEEVLKAVSIAKIKTAELRKLLP; this is encoded by the coding sequence ATGGTTCATATAGTTCCAGAGATCATAAAGGAAAGTGTAACCAATCTGGTTAAAAACGGTGAAAGAACAGATGGAAGGGCCTTTGATGAGTACAGGGAAATATCCCTTGAAGCCGGAGTTATTGAAAAGGCTGAAGGTTCCGCAAGGGTAAAAATTGGTAACACCCAGATAATTATCGGGGCCAAACCCCAGATAGGAACACCATTTGGAGACACACCTAATGTTGGAGTTTTAATGACCAACACAGAGTTACTGCCAATGGCAGCACCCAACTTCGAGTCAGGACCTCCAGATGAAAATTCTGTCGAGCTTTCAAGAGTCACAGACAGATGTATAAGGGAAGGCGAAGTTGTTGATCTAGAAAAATTATGCATAGTTCCTGGTGAAAAGGTATGGATGATCTTTTTGGACCTCCATGTGGTTGACTACGATGGAAACCTGATGGATGCAGCTGTACTTGGAAGTGTTGCAGCACTCATGAACACCAGGTTACCAGAAGCCAAAATCATTGACGACGAAGTTGTACTCGACTACGACAATTTGATACCCTTACCAATCAACGACACAGCTCTCATGTCAACATTTGCAAAGATAGGTGAAGAACTCATCATAGATCCTTCCCTCGAAGAAGAGGAAGTGATGGGAGCCCGTTTATCAATAGGCATAACCAAAGATGGTAACATATGTGCAATGCAGAAAGGTGGAGAGAAAACTTTAACTCAAGAGGAAGTATTGAAGGCTGTTTCAATTGCGAAGATCAAGACAGCTGAACTCAGAAAACTCCTTCCATAG
- the rrp41 gene encoding exosome complex exonuclease Rrp41, whose amino-acid sequence MIIIITNTNLSTGTETSGRADNRAFDELRKMKIEAGVLERADGSAYLEIGGNKVLAAVYGPRELFVRRLMQPNKAVLRCKYNMAPFSVDDRKRPGPDRRSVEISKLASQALTPAVFLEKFPRSTIDVFIEVIEAEGGTRCAGITAASVALADAGIPMRDMVVACAAGKSDGKVILDLSEVEDKEGQADVPIAIMPRTGEITLLQMDGNLTEEEFEQALDLAINGCKIISEKQKAAIKNRYGDE is encoded by the coding sequence GTGATTATCATTATAACCAATACCAATCTAAGCACTGGTACTGAAACCAGTGGAAGAGCCGATAACAGGGCTTTTGACGAGTTAAGGAAGATGAAGATAGAGGCAGGAGTCCTTGAAAGAGCGGATGGATCAGCTTATCTTGAAATCGGTGGAAACAAAGTTCTAGCTGCTGTGTATGGTCCGAGGGAACTGTTTGTAAGACGTTTAATGCAGCCAAACAAGGCTGTTTTAAGGTGTAAGTACAACATGGCACCATTTTCTGTGGACGACAGAAAGAGGCCAGGGCCAGACAGGAGATCTGTAGAAATCTCAAAATTAGCTTCTCAAGCTCTAACTCCCGCAGTGTTCCTGGAAAAATTTCCACGTTCAACCATAGATGTTTTCATAGAAGTTATAGAAGCTGAAGGCGGAACAAGATGTGCTGGAATTACAGCAGCATCAGTTGCCCTGGCAGATGCAGGAATACCAATGAGGGACATGGTTGTTGCCTGTGCAGCAGGAAAATCTGATGGTAAGGTCATACTCGATCTCTCTGAGGTTGAAGACAAGGAAGGGCAAGCAGATGTTCCAATTGCCATCATGCCAAGAACAGGTGAAATCACATTACTACAGATGGATGGAAATCTCACAGAGGAAGAATTTGAACAGGCACTGGATCTCGCAATTAACGGTTGTAAAATTATAAGCGAAAAACAGAAAGCAGCCATAAAAAACAGGTATGGTGATGAATAA
- a CDS encoding ribosome assembly factor SBDS, whose protein sequence is MVNLDDAVTARLEYFGEHFEILVDPDLASDFKRGQDINVEDILVVEEIFKDAKKGDKSSEEAMMKAFQTTDHVEVAANILKKGQIQLTAQQRKEMQEEKRLKVVTTIAREAINPQTKLPHPVRRIEIAMDEAKVRIDPFKSVDEQVNTTLKAIRVKIPIRFEKVKVAIRVPGDFSGKVYGAIPEFGKTMQEEWQQDGSWVAVVEIPGGMQDNFYQKLNELTHGQVETKLL, encoded by the coding sequence ATGGTAAACCTTGATGATGCAGTAACAGCACGTTTGGAATATTTTGGTGAACATTTCGAGATACTGGTTGATCCAGATCTTGCATCAGACTTCAAGAGGGGTCAGGACATAAATGTTGAAGATATCCTCGTTGTGGAGGAAATTTTCAAAGATGCAAAAAAGGGAGACAAATCCTCTGAAGAAGCCATGATGAAGGCTTTCCAAACAACGGACCATGTTGAAGTTGCTGCTAATATTCTAAAAAAAGGCCAGATTCAGCTCACAGCCCAACAACGTAAAGAAATGCAGGAAGAAAAGCGTCTGAAGGTAGTAACAACCATTGCAAGGGAGGCAATAAACCCCCAGACAAAACTTCCACATCCAGTAAGAAGAATAGAAATTGCTATGGATGAAGCTAAGGTACGTATAGATCCATTTAAAAGTGTTGATGAGCAAGTAAACACAACTTTGAAGGCCATTAGGGTCAAGATTCCCATCAGATTTGAAAAAGTTAAAGTAGCTATAAGGGTTCCTGGAGATTTCTCAGGAAAAGTCTACGGTGCCATTCCGGAATTTGGAAAAACCATGCAGGAAGAATGGCAACAGGACGGCTCTTGGGTGGCTGTTGTTGAGATACCTGGAGGTATGCAGGATAACTTTTACCAGAAACTCAACGAACTAACCCATGGCCAAGTAGAGACCAAGCTGCTCTAA
- the psmA gene encoding archaeal proteasome endopeptidase complex subunit alpha: MQPFQGAGYDRAITVFSPDGRLFQVEYAREAVKRGTTSLGVKSVEGIVLVVDKRPTSKLVEPKSIEKIFQIDDHIGAATSGLVADARALVEKARMESQINKITYNEPIRVDGLAKKICDMKQMYTQHGGVRPFGSALIIGGVNESGCKLFETDPSGALIEYKATAIGAGRQIAMDEFEKKYSEDIKLDEAIELALDAVYEATEGKTTVESVEIAIIDAKDKKFRKLADDEITEHVEELLIRKSKEEEEE; encoded by the coding sequence ATGCAACCGTTTCAAGGAGCAGGATACGATAGGGCTATAACTGTATTTAGTCCGGATGGAAGGTTATTTCAGGTTGAATATGCTAGGGAAGCTGTTAAACGAGGTACAACTTCTTTAGGTGTTAAATCAGTTGAAGGCATAGTACTGGTGGTTGATAAAAGACCCACAAGTAAACTCGTAGAGCCTAAATCCATCGAGAAGATATTCCAGATCGACGACCATATTGGAGCAGCTACCTCTGGGCTGGTGGCAGATGCAAGGGCACTGGTTGAAAAGGCAAGAATGGAATCTCAGATCAATAAGATCACCTACAACGAACCTATAAGGGTTGATGGTCTTGCTAAGAAGATATGTGATATGAAACAGATGTACACTCAGCATGGAGGAGTAAGGCCATTTGGTTCAGCACTAATCATAGGTGGAGTAAACGAATCAGGATGCAAACTATTCGAAACAGATCCTAGTGGTGCATTGATAGAGTACAAGGCCACAGCAATAGGTGCAGGAAGACAGATTGCAATGGATGAGTTTGAAAAGAAATACAGTGAAGACATCAAACTTGATGAAGCAATTGAACTAGCTTTAGATGCTGTTTACGAAGCAACAGAAGGTAAAACAACGGTTGAAAGTGTTGAAATTGCCATCATAGATGCTAAGGATAAGAAGTTCAGGAAACTCGCAGATGATGAAATTACCGAGCATGTTGAAGAACTCCTCATAAGAAAATCCAAGGAGGAAGAAGAGGAATAG
- a CDS encoding Rpp14/Pop5 family protein: MNQKLKILPPAMRDKKRYIAFELIFQGHMTREDVIDTIIEGSLYLYGACGTGKFDIWVVKLWKCGKNTSPHGNPDENYMRGIIRCRREEVDSVRAVLPTITRFRGKNVVFHTLGISGTIKSAIKNFIKL, from the coding sequence ATGAATCAAAAACTCAAAATACTGCCCCCAGCCATGAGGGATAAAAAGCGATACATAGCTTTTGAATTAATTTTTCAGGGGCATATGACCCGGGAAGATGTTATAGATACCATAATCGAAGGTTCCCTCTATTTATATGGTGCATGTGGAACTGGAAAGTTCGATATTTGGGTGGTTAAACTATGGAAATGTGGAAAGAATACCAGTCCCCATGGAAACCCCGATGAAAACTACATGAGGGGAATAATACGCTGCAGAAGAGAGGAAGTTGATTCTGTCAGAGCCGTACTTCCAACAATAACAAGATTCCGGGGTAAAAACGTGGTTTTCCATACTCTGGGAATTTCTGGAACAATTAAATCTGCAATAAAAAACTTTATTAAACTATAA
- the rnp3 gene encoding ribonuclease P protein component 3 → MEGNYSTKKNYRENFYDLNISGNKSIVQEAERLGFAGVSLTYNFDDYNSEISKEYDELKYESNIIIRKCLEINCKNPEELKKKVRRSRKKADIVMVRGGDNSINRAACEERNVDILSQPYRNRRDSGMNHVLAKKAAENDVAVEINLSSFLKTNLRYRHRIVSQFRHIMALKRKYGFSVIITSGARSSYDQRKPMDIFALSNCFDMTENESFEALSIIPQHIIDRNDNRNNFVLDGVRTVVEL, encoded by the coding sequence TTGGAAGGAAATTATTCGACTAAAAAGAATTACAGGGAAAATTTTTACGATCTAAATATCAGTGGAAACAAAAGTATCGTTCAAGAGGCTGAAAGATTAGGATTTGCCGGTGTTTCCCTGACCTACAATTTTGATGATTACAACTCAGAAATTTCAAAGGAATACGATGAACTCAAATATGAAAGCAACATAATAATTAGGAAATGCCTTGAAATCAATTGTAAAAATCCTGAAGAACTGAAGAAGAAAGTTCGAAGATCCCGAAAAAAAGCCGACATAGTCATGGTAAGGGGCGGGGATAACAGTATAAACAGGGCAGCCTGTGAAGAAAGAAATGTGGATATACTTTCACAACCTTACAGAAACAGAAGGGACAGTGGAATGAACCATGTTCTCGCAAAAAAAGCTGCTGAGAACGATGTTGCAGTTGAGATCAACCTGTCGAGTTTTTTAAAAACCAATTTAAGGTACAGGCACAGGATAGTTAGCCAGTTCAGACACATCATGGCCCTCAAACGAAAGTACGGGTTTTCTGTGATTATAACGAGCGGCGCAAGATCAAGCTATGATCAAAGAAAACCCATGGACATATTTGCCCTTTCAAACTGTTTTGACATGACTGAAAACGAATCCTTCGAAGCACTCTCAATCATTCCCCAACACATCATAGACAGAAATGACAATAGGAACAATTTTGTCTTGGATGGAGTAAGAACAGTTGTAGAGTTGTAA
- a CDS encoding RNA-binding protein: MIHNISYRAFVYGTESKEKVLEAISTLFPNSSPQCEATEGYYKNQVLILHDKIDKKKPIKEFVELLSSMDDPAKKRIINQLEDKMDDYGNLFLRFDKQRAYQGDMKVVEHGDSIHTKIKIAAYPAKKKVALEIGRKLFD, translated from the coding sequence ATGATCCATAACATTTCTTACAGAGCATTTGTTTATGGAACTGAAAGTAAGGAAAAAGTGTTAGAAGCAATTTCAACACTTTTTCCAAATTCATCCCCTCAATGTGAAGCAACAGAGGGGTATTATAAAAATCAAGTTCTAATTTTACACGACAAGATCGATAAGAAAAAACCGATCAAAGAGTTTGTTGAATTACTATCTTCAATGGATGATCCAGCAAAGAAAAGGATTATCAATCAATTAGAAGATAAAATGGATGATTATGGAAATTTATTTCTACGTTTCGATAAGCAGAGAGCATATCAGGGCGATATGAAGGTTGTTGAACATGGTGATTCCATCCATACAAAAATAAAGATAGCAGCCTATCCAGCGAAAAAAAAGGTGGCATTGGAAATTGGAAGGAAATTATTCGACTAA
- a CDS encoding 50S ribosomal protein L15e, producing the protein MYKYIRDAWKNPSESYVKELMQSRAPVWRRESVINRIDRPTRIDRARSLGYKAKKGYVVVRTRVRRGGMRKSRFTAGRKPKRMGVKKITPKKSIQRIAEERVARKYPNLEVLNSYWLWEDGKFKFYEVILVDPNHPSIKSDSKINWICEPQHTNRVFRGLTSAGKKSRGLRGKGKGAEKVR; encoded by the coding sequence ATGTACAAATATATAAGGGACGCATGGAAAAACCCAAGCGAATCCTACGTTAAAGAATTAATGCAATCTCGTGCTCCTGTTTGGAGAAGAGAAAGTGTTATTAACAGAATTGACAGGCCAACCAGAATTGACAGAGCAAGATCCTTAGGTTACAAAGCCAAAAAAGGTTATGTAGTCGTGCGAACCAGAGTTCGCAGAGGTGGAATGCGTAAGTCAAGATTCACAGCAGGAAGGAAACCAAAGAGAATGGGTGTAAAGAAGATCACACCAAAGAAATCCATCCAGAGAATTGCTGAAGAAAGGGTTGCCAGAAAATACCCAAACCTAGAAGTATTAAACTCATACTGGTTATGGGAAGATGGAAAATTCAAATTCTACGAAGTAATTCTTGTAGATCCTAACCACCCTTCCATAAAGAGTGATTCTAAAATTAACTGGATCTGTGAACCTCAGCATACCAACAGAGTATTCAGAGGACTGACCAGTGCAGGTAAGAAGTCAAGAGGACTTCGAGGTAAAGGTAAAGGGGCCGAAAAGGTACGATAA
- a CDS encoding carboxymuconolactone decarboxylase family protein, with protein sequence MKEEVFFSKGMKHVKEDYPDLYEASIQLNDVCYSGKTLDYKTQKLIAIGIAAAASDDRAVKKQILSGMAELEITRDEVVDVLRVVLLLAGKPAFTKGMNALYKIEE encoded by the coding sequence ATGAAGGAAGAAGTATTTTTCAGCAAGGGCATGAAGCATGTTAAAGAAGATTATCCTGATCTCTACGAGGCAAGTATCCAACTGAACGATGTTTGTTACTCCGGTAAAACTCTAGACTACAAAACCCAGAAACTGATTGCAATTGGAATAGCAGCAGCTGCATCTGATGACAGGGCTGTTAAAAAACAGATACTCAGTGGTATGGCTGAACTTGAAATAACAAGGGATGAAGTAGTGGATGTTCTAAGGGTAGTGCTTTTATTAGCTGGTAAACCTGCATTTACCAAGGGTATGAACGCTCTATACAAGATCGAAGAGTAA
- the ribC gene encoding riboflavin synthase, producing the protein MKMGICDTTFARFNMAGAAMDQIKSQVANIKFVERTVPGVKDLPVASKKLIEEEGCELVMAFGMPGPEDIDKVCAHEASTGLIQAQLMTNTHIIEVFVHEDEGIDDKDLKVLAENRAREHADNVVKMLFKPKKMKREAGTGMREGRENKGAL; encoded by the coding sequence ATGAAGATGGGAATATGTGACACCACATTTGCAAGATTCAACATGGCAGGGGCGGCCATGGATCAGATCAAGTCCCAAGTTGCCAACATCAAATTTGTTGAAAGAACAGTTCCAGGTGTTAAGGATCTTCCTGTAGCATCGAAAAAGTTGATAGAAGAGGAAGGCTGTGAACTTGTAATGGCATTTGGAATGCCCGGACCCGAAGACATAGATAAAGTATGTGCCCATGAAGCCTCAACAGGATTAATACAGGCCCAATTAATGACCAACACCCACATCATAGAAGTTTTTGTCCATGAAGATGAAGGAATTGATGATAAGGATCTTAAAGTACTGGCTGAAAACAGGGCAAGGGAACATGCAGACAACGTTGTTAAAATGTTGTTCAAACCTAAAAAAATGAAAAGAGAAGCAGGAACTGGGATGAGGGAAGGAAGAGAAAATAAGGGTGCATTATAG
- the mch gene encoding methenyltetrahydromethanopterin cyclohydrolase, translating to MVSVNLEAKKTVDYMIENADDIGIAVSKLENGSTILDCGVNVSGSFKAGELYTKICLGGLAEVGISIPGDLSENFAIPSVKVKTNFPAISTLGAQKAGWSVSVGDFFALGSGPARALSLKPAETYEEIDYKDDADIAILTLEADKLPGEDVADNIASACGVKSEDVYLLVAPTSSLVGSIQIAGRVVENGTYKMLEFLKFDVKKVKHAAGIAPIAPVDPDGLKAMGKTNDAVLFGGRTYYYVESEEGDDIKALAEQLPSSSSEGYGKPFFDVFKEAEFDFYKIDKGMFAPAEVVINDMRTGETFKAGGVNVELLKKSFGI from the coding sequence ATGGTAAGCGTCAATCTCGAAGCAAAAAAAACAGTAGACTACATGATTGAAAATGCAGACGACATAGGCATAGCAGTTTCCAAACTTGAAAATGGTTCAACAATTTTGGATTGTGGTGTTAATGTTTCTGGAAGTTTTAAAGCTGGTGAACTCTACACAAAGATCTGTTTAGGTGGACTTGCAGAGGTAGGAATATCCATTCCTGGAGATCTCTCAGAAAACTTCGCAATTCCTTCAGTTAAGGTAAAAACTAATTTTCCTGCAATTTCCACATTAGGAGCTCAAAAGGCAGGATGGTCTGTGAGTGTTGGAGATTTCTTTGCACTTGGTTCTGGACCTGCAAGGGCTCTTTCACTAAAACCTGCAGAAACATACGAAGAAATTGATTACAAGGACGATGCAGACATTGCAATACTAACACTTGAAGCTGACAAGTTACCTGGAGAAGATGTTGCAGACAACATAGCATCTGCATGTGGTGTTAAATCAGAGGATGTTTACCTCCTAGTTGCACCAACATCATCACTCGTGGGATCCATACAGATCGCTGGAAGGGTGGTTGAAAACGGTACCTACAAAATGCTCGAATTTTTAAAGTTCGATGTGAAAAAGGTTAAACACGCAGCAGGAATAGCTCCAATCGCACCAGTAGACCCAGATGGACTTAAAGCAATGGGAAAAACCAATGACGCAGTTCTCTTCGGTGGAAGAACCTACTACTACGTAGAATCTGAAGAAGGTGACGATATTAAAGCATTAGCAGAACAGTTACCATCCTCCTCATCAGAAGGATATGGAAAACCATTCTTCGATGTCTTTAAAGAAGCTGAATTTGACTTCTACAAAATAGACAAAGGAATGTTTGCACCTGCAGAAGTAGTTATTAACGATATGAGAACAGGAGAAACATTCAAGGCTGGAGGAGTTAATGTTGAACTCCTCAAGAAATCCTTCGGAATTTAA
- a CDS encoding thymidylate synthase, producing the protein MAVMIKVPTIKKGWETLVKKIVSKGVEIKDERGSVTKELLNTVVNVTDPSNTESPEGYFWTGEKLDKYSEQFLSGDKQGFVYTYGNRLRAHFGGIDQIQEAVMRLNNFKESRRAISITWDPLVDTQNDEVPCMMLVDFKIRDGELHTTGLWRSHDIYGAWFPNAVGLSNLAKYVAEETGSKLGTLTIHSISAHIYEVNFKEAGSI; encoded by the coding sequence ATGGCTGTGATGATCAAGGTTCCAACCATAAAAAAAGGATGGGAAACATTAGTAAAGAAAATAGTATCGAAGGGTGTAGAAATAAAGGATGAAAGGGGTTCTGTTACCAAGGAACTATTGAATACAGTTGTAAACGTAACTGATCCATCCAACACAGAATCACCTGAAGGTTACTTCTGGACAGGTGAAAAACTGGACAAGTACTCTGAACAGTTCTTAAGCGGTGATAAACAAGGTTTTGTATACACCTATGGAAACAGACTCAGAGCACATTTTGGAGGGATCGACCAAATTCAAGAAGCAGTGATGCGCCTCAACAATTTTAAAGAATCTAGAAGAGCAATATCAATAACATGGGATCCTTTAGTGGACACCCAGAACGATGAAGTTCCATGCATGATGCTTGTGGACTTTAAAATAAGGGACGGTGAACTACACACAACCGGACTTTGGAGATCACACGATATTTACGGTGCATGGTTTCCCAATGCAGTGGGACTCTCAAACCTGGCCAAGTACGTAGCAGAGGAAACAGGATCCAAACTCGGAACTTTGACAATACATTCCATAAGTGCCCACATATACGAGGTTAACTTCAAAGAAGCAGGATCTATTTAA
- a CDS encoding methionine synthase translates to MLTTVVGSYPVVETKTETFGTKISRLFGSYDEFKPSLEMAVKDQVLAGVDIVSDGQVRGDMVEIFAKKLPGMTVEDDVPGINGKIRALNGSIGAADMKLAIKTAENISEDFKNSEPLMDGNHLNHSYKGVKGIVTGPTTLVLSSRVLDFYKKDNKSKIIMDMAQALKKEAKELEAAGAGMIQIDEPFLSTGIADLKVAKEAIKTISTDLKVPVAMHVCGDVEEVLGDLLKFPVQIIDCEFAGVDSNIEALKTEYRGSKKIGFGCLDTKTEVVETVEQVSNLVKKGIDIVGKENMMIDPDCGMRMLSREIAQLKLKKMKETVSWL, encoded by the coding sequence ATGTTAACAACAGTTGTGGGCAGTTACCCTGTGGTTGAAACCAAAACAGAAACCTTCGGCACTAAAATTTCAAGGCTATTTGGAAGTTACGATGAATTCAAACCATCCCTTGAAATGGCAGTGAAGGATCAGGTACTGGCTGGTGTGGACATCGTGTCTGATGGACAGGTCAGGGGTGATATGGTGGAAATATTCGCCAAAAAACTTCCTGGAATGACAGTTGAAGACGATGTTCCAGGAATCAACGGAAAGATCAGGGCGTTAAATGGTTCTATAGGTGCGGCAGATATGAAGCTGGCCATAAAAACTGCTGAAAATATCTCTGAAGATTTCAAAAACAGCGAACCCCTCATGGATGGGAATCATCTGAACCATTCATACAAAGGTGTTAAAGGAATTGTAACAGGCCCCACAACTCTTGTTCTCTCAAGCAGAGTACTTGATTTCTATAAGAAGGATAACAAATCCAAGATAATCATGGACATGGCGCAAGCTCTTAAAAAAGAAGCGAAGGAACTGGAAGCTGCAGGTGCAGGAATGATCCAAATAGATGAACCCTTCTTATCAACAGGAATAGCCGATCTTAAGGTTGCAAAGGAAGCCATAAAAACCATCAGCACAGATCTTAAGGTGCCTGTTGCCATGCATGTTTGTGGAGATGTGGAAGAAGTGCTTGGAGACCTTCTTAAATTTCCTGTTCAAATTATTGACTGCGAATTTGCAGGTGTTGATTCAAATATTGAAGCTCTAAAAACAGAGTACAGGGGCTCTAAAAAAATAGGTTTTGGATGTTTAGACACCAAAACCGAAGTTGTAGAAACTGTTGAGCAGGTTTCAAATCTTGTGAAAAAGGGCATAGATATAGTTGGGAAAGAAAACATGATGATCGATCCAGACTGCGGTATGAGAATGCTTTCAAGGGAAATAGCCCAACTTAAACTTAAAAAAATGAAGGAGACAGTGTCATGGCTGTGA
- a CDS encoding DUF1894 domain-containing protein encodes MSFCLEQHLQQSEDYKILIKNTGFKEAKKVIEKHSPKKVYVNAGEKILGARIIGIPPIPIGINDDESKVTLPYTKPCHGTAVVELPLEKDEIDKIKSSAIKD; translated from the coding sequence ATGTCTTTCTGTTTAGAACAGCACCTGCAACAATCTGAAGACTACAAAATTCTCATTAAAAACACAGGATTTAAAGAGGCTAAAAAGGTGATTGAAAAACATTCGCCCAAAAAGGTGTATGTGAATGCTGGCGAAAAGATTTTAGGGGCTAGAATAATAGGTATACCTCCGATACCAATCGGAATAAACGATGATGAATCTAAGGTTACACTTCCATACACCAAACCCTGTCATGGAACTGCGGTGGTTGAACTTCCACTTGAGAAGGATGAAATAGACAAGATCAAATCCTCAGCAATCAAGGATTAA
- a CDS encoding DUF1890 domain-containing protein, producing MKKALILLGCPEAPSQTPLAVYTTYKLKEIGYEVTVASTPSAMKLLEVSDPEGFYVTNKVDIESCLENLEEKEYDLLFGFVHKDAAAAYFVTFYHILNTKSVALVFEKDIDLLEKFIKDVQDSTDSEIVSARAYHNPTPLRVKVDRYIKSLED from the coding sequence ATGAAAAAAGCTTTAATACTTTTAGGATGTCCTGAAGCACCTTCACAAACCCCTCTGGCAGTTTATACTACTTACAAACTCAAAGAAATAGGGTACGAAGTCACTGTAGCCAGCACACCATCTGCAATGAAGCTGCTGGAAGTTTCAGATCCAGAAGGTTTCTACGTAACGAACAAGGTAGATATAGAATCTTGTCTTGAAAACCTGGAAGAAAAGGAGTACGATCTGCTGTTTGGTTTTGTTCACAAAGATGCTGCAGCAGCCTACTTCGTTACATTCTACCATATTTTAAACACAAAATCTGTTGCCCTGGTATTTGAAAAGGATATTGACCTGCTTGAAAAGTTTATAAAAGATGTTCAGGATAGCACAGATTCAGAAATAGTCTCAGCAAGGGCTTACCACAATCCAACTCCATTACGGGTTAAGGTTGACCGTTACATAAAATCATTGGAGGATTAA